A window of the Natronospira proteinivora genome harbors these coding sequences:
- the phoU gene encoding phosphate signaling complex protein PhoU, producing MDKLNLDQHISGQFNRELDDVRHRVLTMGGLVEQQVGKAVKALVDNDMELAESVIEGDRKVNHMEKAIDEECNLILARRQPAASDLRLVISILKTITDLERIGDEAERIARLAVRLGDSDRGGRNYREIESLGRHVQAMVRDGLDGFARMAPEIAVKLAREDETVDSEYDAILRQNITYMMEDPRNVRRTLDVSFAARSLERIGDHAKNIGEYVVYLVEGKDLRHAPIEEMEKELNKPE from the coding sequence ATGGATAAATTGAATCTCGATCAACATATTTCCGGGCAGTTCAACCGTGAGCTGGATGATGTTCGTCATCGTGTTCTGACCATGGGCGGTCTGGTGGAACAGCAGGTGGGGAAAGCCGTTAAGGCCCTGGTTGATAATGACATGGAGCTTGCGGAATCGGTAATTGAGGGGGATCGCAAGGTTAATCACATGGAAAAGGCCATCGATGAGGAGTGCAACCTCATTCTGGCCCGCCGCCAGCCGGCCGCCAGTGACCTGCGGCTGGTGATTTCCATTCTTAAAACCATCACGGATCTGGAGCGAATTGGCGACGAGGCCGAGCGGATTGCCCGCTTGGCGGTGCGCCTTGGGGACAGCGACCGGGGGGGCAGGAATTACCGGGAGATCGAGAGCCTGGGTCGGCATGTGCAGGCCATGGTAAGAGATGGCCTGGACGGATTTGCCCGCATGGCACCGGAAATCGCGGTGAAGCTGGCCCGGGAGGACGAAACCGTGGACAGCGAGTATGACGCCATCCTGCGTCAGAACATCACCTATATGATGGAAGATCCGCGCAATGTCCGCCGGACCCTGGATGTGAGCTTCGCGGCCCGCTCCCTGGAGCGTATTGGTGACCACGCCAAGAATATTGGCGAGTATGTGGTGTACCTGGTGGAAGGCAAGGATCTCCGCCATGCCCCCATTGAGGAAATGGAAAAAGAACTCAACAAGCCGGAATGA
- the pstA gene encoding phosphate ABC transporter permease PstA — protein sequence MNNWFKSGTPWIWLNAGAVAISMVMVIGLIGLIAVRGLGHFWPSPIVEISYTDEMGEEKRLLGEIRQSETLTAAAMRETGLEVPEEQELVTRHLLKQGNRDIFTRDFQWYLDDNMGEWDYPAEAVMLERQEWGDFYGYLREVREGGITVATGKGALDTLQELAADSAALMAEVAQMDRYDIGAINRQIEQLRLERRRVDMNDRLSDEEKQARFDDIQSQREALEDEYEELRSLRNEKRQQAANASAIFEVMDGRMVEINFSNLVRATTPNVMSAREKFAEYFSRFWSFLSDYPREANTEGGIFPAIFGTVTMVIIMSIFVTPFGVLAAIYLREYAKQGPLTRAIRISVNNLAGVPSIVFGVFGLGFFVYFIGGNIDQIFYPESLPSPTFGTPGLIWVSLTLALLTLPVVIVSTEEGLSRIPKTVREGSLALGATKAETLWRTVVPLASPAMMTGLILAVARAAGEVAPLMLVGVVKLAPNLPVDGQFPYVHLERSIMHLGFHIYDVGFQSPNVEAARPLVYATSLVLVTIIIILNLTAIGIRNHLREKYKSESD from the coding sequence ATGAATAACTGGTTTAAAAGTGGCACACCCTGGATCTGGCTGAACGCCGGTGCAGTCGCCATATCCATGGTCATGGTCATCGGTTTGATCGGGCTGATTGCGGTTCGGGGTCTTGGCCACTTCTGGCCTTCTCCAATCGTGGAAATAAGCTATACCGACGAAATGGGAGAGGAAAAGCGGCTGCTGGGTGAAATCCGGCAAAGCGAAACGCTGACTGCTGCCGCCATGCGGGAAACCGGACTTGAGGTTCCCGAAGAGCAGGAATTGGTTACCCGCCATCTATTGAAGCAGGGTAACCGGGATATATTTACCCGGGACTTCCAGTGGTACCTGGACGACAACATGGGTGAGTGGGATTACCCGGCGGAAGCCGTGATGCTGGAACGTCAAGAGTGGGGTGATTTCTACGGCTACCTCAGGGAGGTTCGGGAAGGGGGAATTACCGTAGCCACCGGTAAAGGTGCCTTGGATACGCTGCAGGAACTGGCCGCCGATAGTGCTGCCTTGATGGCTGAAGTGGCCCAAATGGATCGCTATGACATCGGGGCCATTAATCGTCAGATCGAGCAATTGCGGCTGGAAAGGCGTCGGGTGGACATGAATGACCGGCTTAGTGACGAGGAAAAGCAGGCCCGTTTTGATGATATCCAGAGTCAGCGCGAGGCCCTGGAGGACGAATACGAAGAACTCCGATCCCTGCGTAATGAGAAACGACAACAGGCGGCCAATGCCTCGGCAATTTTCGAAGTCATGGACGGACGGATGGTCGAGATCAATTTTTCCAATCTGGTTCGGGCCACAACCCCCAATGTGATGTCCGCCCGGGAAAAATTTGCTGAGTATTTTTCACGCTTCTGGAGTTTTCTCTCAGACTATCCCCGGGAGGCGAATACAGAAGGCGGCATTTTCCCGGCCATATTCGGTACGGTGACCATGGTCATCATCATGTCTATATTCGTGACGCCATTCGGGGTGCTGGCGGCCATCTATCTGCGCGAATATGCCAAGCAGGGCCCGTTGACTCGCGCCATCCGAATTTCAGTAAATAACCTGGCGGGTGTGCCATCCATCGTCTTCGGTGTGTTTGGGCTTGGTTTCTTTGTTTATTTCATCGGCGGAAATATTGACCAGATCTTTTATCCGGAATCTCTACCATCGCCCACCTTCGGTACACCTGGCTTGATCTGGGTATCGCTGACCCTGGCGCTTTTGACCCTGCCGGTAGTGATTGTCTCCACCGAAGAGGGCTTGTCCCGGATTCCAAAAACAGTTCGGGAAGGCAGCTTGGCCCTGGGGGCCACCAAGGCGGAAACCCTGTGGCGCACGGTGGTGCCACTGGCATCCCCGGCCATGATGACGGGGTTGATTCTGGCGGTGGCCCGGGCCGCCGGCGAAGTGGCCCCCTTGATGCTGGTGGGTGTGGTCAAGCTGGCACCCAATCTGCCGGTGGATGGCCAGTTCCCCTATGTGCACTTGGAACGCAGCATCATGCATCTTGGTTTCCATATCTATGACGTCGGTTTTCAAAGTCCCAATGTAGAAGCCGCCCGACCGCTGGTTTATGCCACCTCGCTGGTTCTGGTAACCATCATCATCATTCTGAATCTCACTGCCATCGGCATCCGAAACCATCTGCGCGAGAAGTACAAGAGTGAAAGCGATTAG
- the pstB gene encoding phosphate ABC transporter ATP-binding protein PstB produces the protein MDPRSFVQPEGSKRLNLKNETAGIEVQDLNLWYGQDHALKGINLTIPARRVTAFIGPSGCGKSTLLRCMNRMNDLIDICRIEGKVEVEGKDIYAPGVDVPELRRQVGMVFQKPNPFPKSIYENVAYGLRLQGVKSRRKLDEVVEHSLKRAALWDEVKGRLHENAFGLSGGQQQRLVIARAIAIEPEVLLLDEPASALDPISTAKIEELIYQLKNDYTIVIVTHNMQQAARVSDFTAYLYMGELVEYDDTVSIFTNPKKKATEDYITGRYG, from the coding sequence ATGGACCCAAGAAGCTTTGTCCAGCCAGAGGGCAGCAAGCGACTTAACCTGAAAAATGAAACAGCAGGCATTGAGGTCCAGGACCTGAATCTCTGGTATGGCCAGGATCATGCCCTTAAGGGAATCAATTTGACCATTCCGGCACGGCGAGTCACGGCCTTCATCGGGCCCAGTGGCTGTGGGAAGTCCACCCTCTTGCGTTGCATGAATCGAATGAATGATCTGATCGATATCTGTCGGATTGAAGGAAAGGTGGAAGTGGAGGGCAAGGACATCTATGCCCCGGGGGTGGACGTGCCGGAATTGCGCCGTCAGGTGGGCATGGTATTCCAGAAACCCAATCCCTTCCCCAAGAGCATCTATGAAAATGTGGCCTACGGCCTGCGTCTGCAGGGTGTAAAAAGCCGGCGCAAGCTTGACGAGGTGGTGGAGCATTCATTGAAGCGGGCCGCCCTTTGGGATGAGGTCAAGGGGCGACTCCATGAAAATGCATTTGGTCTCTCCGGCGGTCAGCAACAACGCCTGGTGATTGCCCGGGCCATTGCCATTGAACCAGAAGTCTTGCTGCTGGATGAGCCGGCCTCGGCCCTGGATCCCATTTCCACCGCCAAGATCGAAGAACTTATCTATCAGCTCAAGAATGATTACACCATCGTCATTGTGACTCACAACATGCAGCAGGCGGCCCGGGTCTCCGATTTTACGGCCTATCTCTACATGGGTGAGCTGGTGGAGTATGACGATACGGTGAGCATCTTCACCAACCCGAAAAAGAAAGCTACTGAAGACTACATTACCGGGCGCTATGGCTAA